Proteins encoded within one genomic window of Streptomyces kaniharaensis:
- a CDS encoding HIT family protein — MDCVFCAVVAGTESAHLVLDDEAAVAFLDRRPLFPGHVLVVPRAHHHTLADLPAADVGPFFLRVQRVAAAVEHGMGAAGSFVAANNRISQSVPHLHVHVVPRNPKDGLRGFFWPRGKYPDEAGAAEVARRLRAALEGL, encoded by the coding sequence ATGGACTGCGTCTTCTGTGCGGTCGTGGCGGGCACCGAATCCGCGCACCTGGTGCTGGACGACGAGGCGGCGGTCGCCTTCCTGGACCGCCGGCCGCTCTTCCCCGGGCACGTGCTGGTCGTGCCGCGGGCCCACCACCACACCCTGGCCGACCTGCCGGCGGCCGACGTGGGGCCGTTCTTCCTGCGGGTCCAGCGGGTGGCCGCCGCGGTGGAGCACGGGATGGGCGCGGCGGGCAGCTTCGTCGCGGCCAACAACCGGATCAGCCAGTCGGTGCCGCACCTGCACGTCCACGTCGTGCCGCGCAATCCGAAGGACGGGCTGCGCGGGTTCTTCTGGCCGCGCGGCAAGTACCCGGACGAGGCGGGCGCGGCGGAGGTCGCCCGCCGGCTTCGGGCGGCGCTCGAAGGTCTCTGA
- a CDS encoding serine hydrolase domain-containing protein has translation MNELACLVQRTADQLAGRHVGAVVAGLAGGAVEIRGAGRTGPGGGVPGPRTLFEVGSVTKVFSSLALARLVLAGAAELDDPVTALLPDGAAVPVRRGQAITLRHLATHTSGLPRLPRGMTAAALLTPHKPDPYAHCTADRILAGLARTRLRAVPGRGFRYSNLGAGLLGLALAHRAGTGYAELVRREVCAPLELADTVVTPDEEQSERLAHGHTARGRAVPYWNFADLGGMGALRSTAADLAIFVRAQLSAGREPDGPLAPAISLTREVRHRVNPFAWVHLGWLAHRLHTQQGGHLQIWHNGGTGGFRSFVAFDPEKQVGVVVLANTRRSPDSPGTALLRTLQNGFATTT, from the coding sequence ATGAACGAACTCGCCTGCCTCGTCCAGCGGACCGCCGACCAACTCGCGGGCCGGCACGTCGGCGCGGTCGTCGCAGGGCTGGCCGGCGGCGCGGTGGAGATCCGCGGCGCCGGGCGCACCGGCCCGGGCGGCGGCGTGCCGGGGCCGCGCACGCTGTTCGAAGTCGGCTCCGTCACCAAGGTGTTCAGCTCGCTCGCGCTCGCCCGGCTGGTGCTGGCCGGCGCGGCCGAGCTGGACGATCCGGTCACCGCGCTGCTCCCCGACGGTGCCGCGGTCCCCGTCCGGCGCGGGCAGGCGATCACCCTGCGACACCTCGCCACCCATACCTCCGGGCTTCCCCGGCTGCCCCGGGGCATGACGGCTGCCGCCCTGTTAACCCCGCACAAGCCCGACCCGTACGCCCACTGCACCGCCGATCGCATCCTCGCCGGTCTCGCCCGGACCAGGCTGCGGGCCGTACCCGGGCGCGGTTTCCGCTACTCCAACCTCGGTGCCGGGCTGCTCGGTCTCGCCCTCGCCCACCGGGCCGGCACCGGCTACGCGGAGTTGGTGCGGCGTGAGGTCTGCGCTCCGCTGGAGCTCGCGGACACCGTGGTGACGCCGGACGAGGAGCAGTCCGAGCGGCTCGCCCACGGGCACACGGCGCGCGGGCGGGCGGTGCCGTACTGGAACTTCGCCGATCTGGGAGGCATGGGGGCGCTCCGTTCGACCGCCGCCGACCTCGCGATATTCGTGCGGGCCCAGCTGTCCGCCGGCCGCGAGCCGGACGGGCCGCTGGCGCCCGCGATATCGCTCACCAGGGAGGTACGGCACCGGGTCAACCCGTTCGCCTGGGTACACCTGGGCTGGCTCGCCCACCGCCTGCACACCCAGCAGGGCGGCCACCTCCAGATCTGGCACAACGGCGGCACGGGCGGGTTCCGGTCCTTCGTGGCCTTCGATCCGGAGAAGCAGGTGGGGGTGGTCGTGCTGGCCAACACCCGCCGGTCGCCCGACTCGCCCGGCACGGCGCTGCTGCGCACGCTGCAGAACGGGTTCGCGACGACGACGTAG
- a CDS encoding SpoIIE family protein phosphatase translates to MQHQGEPRQDALLMVPIATALIEADGRILHWSGDAEALLGYTADEAIGAKAAQLLASEEQRPYLLELFQQILDGRGWSGVFAVRHRDGHNVNLEFRTHPIAGPGGSPLVLAVASDVTTLRRIQADLAVLDGFFTQSPVGMGVFDPDLRFVRLNEALARVNGLSVDAHLGHRLTEVLPGINGEEAEAVMRQVLESGTPVVDSRSHGRTPRDPQHDHAWSASYFRLEDPGGRVLGVSSTIIDITERFRADARAARAQERLALLVDATASIGTTLDLRQTARELADAMVPRVADISGVFALEALVAGRNVEPPDPEAPQLVRRLAFASNDPLYPAEALPVDTVYELPTDSPYTRALTTGRTVVVPSWELPLLSEGIPESRRQAYLGDRPRSVRITPLVARGTTLGMIVYSRRGARESFAEADITLGDELASRAAVAIDNARLYLRQHQTVLARQQALREAKAAQERLALVNVASTRIGTTLDLAQTAQELAEVATPRLADTVVVEVLEDLVHGEREARPQPDSSAVLRRMAFHSVHGSTLKPIDRLGGVHRFVPGSPYAWSLANRKPVLVPRMDEAGMAWFADDPVRSAAVREQNVRSFMVVPLIARGTPVGVAGFYRTLVERPYEDDDLALAGELAVRAAVSIDNALLFTRERDAAAARQRALDEAWAAQQRLSLLNEASNRIGTTLDLHRTARELVDVVIPRFADFVTVDLRETVLGGEEPGPVPDDGSVLMRAVAVGEAAPDGTMTGAADQVGETSQSAEVYAQSLRTRRSILIAEVTEEELRRIVASPDRVEPSLAAGVHSYLMVPLVARGLVLGGTEFVRTRNPVPFGPADRSLAEELAARTALAIDNGRLYRRERDTALTLQRSLLPQEIHRTLGLEIAYRYLPSSVVSEVGGDWFDVVPLSSGRVALIVGDVMGHGIRAAATMGQLRTVARTLITLDLDPARVLRRLDEATTAIGEGQFATCVCVVYDAVDRHCTAACAGHLPPVVADPEGRARLVELPPGVPLGVGGVPFESVEFTLPEEAILALYTDGLVERRGRDLDEGLRLLCRTVADRRRSLEQTCDAVLAELTGRTAEDDIAVIMAQVRPAGTDRIAILPLTGDHAMVAHSRRFTRETLVEWGLGSLADWAELLTSELITNALVHAGSPTQLRLFCNRMLTVEVADEEGEAPRMRRARTEDEGGRGMHLVNELAHRWGSRRTKDGKVVWFELELPPGTSSG, encoded by the coding sequence ATGCAGCACCAGGGGGAGCCGCGGCAGGATGCCCTGTTGATGGTGCCGATCGCCACCGCGCTGATCGAGGCCGACGGGCGGATCCTGCACTGGAGCGGCGACGCGGAGGCACTGCTCGGCTACACCGCGGACGAGGCGATCGGCGCCAAGGCCGCCCAGTTGCTGGCCTCGGAGGAGCAGCGGCCCTATCTGCTGGAGCTCTTCCAGCAGATACTGGACGGCCGCGGCTGGTCCGGCGTGTTCGCGGTCCGGCACCGGGACGGGCACAACGTGAACCTGGAGTTCCGCACCCACCCGATCGCCGGGCCCGGCGGCAGCCCGCTGGTGCTGGCCGTCGCGTCCGACGTGACGACGCTGCGCCGGATCCAGGCGGACCTGGCGGTCCTCGACGGCTTCTTCACGCAGTCCCCGGTCGGGATGGGCGTCTTCGACCCCGACCTGCGGTTCGTCCGGCTGAACGAGGCGCTGGCCCGCGTCAACGGCCTGTCCGTGGACGCGCATCTGGGCCACCGGCTCACCGAGGTGCTGCCCGGGATCAACGGCGAGGAGGCCGAGGCGGTGATGCGCCAGGTGCTGGAGTCCGGTACGCCCGTGGTTGATAGCCGCTCGCACGGCCGCACCCCGCGTGACCCGCAACACGACCACGCCTGGTCGGCCTCGTACTTCCGGCTGGAGGACCCCGGCGGGCGGGTGCTCGGCGTCAGTTCGACCATCATCGACATCACCGAGCGGTTCCGCGCGGACGCCCGGGCTGCCAGGGCGCAGGAGCGGCTGGCCCTGCTGGTCGACGCGACGGCCTCCATCGGCACCACGCTCGACCTGCGACAGACCGCCCGGGAGCTGGCCGACGCCATGGTGCCCAGGGTGGCCGACATCAGCGGGGTGTTCGCCCTGGAGGCGCTGGTGGCCGGGCGCAACGTGGAACCGCCCGACCCGGAGGCCCCGCAGCTGGTGCGCCGCCTGGCGTTCGCCTCCAACGACCCGCTGTACCCGGCGGAGGCACTGCCGGTCGACACCGTCTACGAGCTGCCGACGGACTCCCCGTACACGCGGGCCCTCACCACGGGGCGGACGGTCGTGGTGCCGTCGTGGGAGCTGCCGCTGCTGAGCGAAGGCATCCCCGAGAGCCGCCGCCAGGCCTACCTCGGCGACCGGCCGCGCTCGGTGCGGATCACCCCGCTGGTGGCGCGCGGCACGACGCTCGGCATGATCGTGTACTCCCGGCGCGGTGCCCGCGAGTCCTTCGCGGAGGCGGACATCACCCTCGGCGACGAACTGGCCTCGCGCGCCGCCGTCGCGATCGACAACGCCCGGCTGTACCTGCGCCAGCACCAGACCGTGCTGGCCCGCCAGCAGGCACTGCGCGAGGCGAAGGCCGCGCAGGAGCGGCTGGCGCTGGTCAACGTGGCCTCCACCCGGATCGGCACCACCCTCGATCTCGCTCAGACCGCCCAGGAGTTGGCCGAGGTGGCGACGCCTCGGCTGGCAGACACCGTGGTCGTGGAGGTGCTGGAGGACCTGGTCCACGGCGAGCGCGAGGCCCGCCCCCAGCCGGACAGCTCGGCCGTGCTGCGGCGGATGGCGTTCCATTCGGTGCACGGCTCCACGCTGAAGCCGATCGACCGGCTCGGCGGGGTACACCGCTTCGTGCCCGGCTCGCCGTACGCGTGGTCCCTGGCGAACCGCAAACCGGTGCTGGTGCCGAGGATGGACGAGGCCGGCATGGCCTGGTTCGCCGACGACCCGGTGCGTTCGGCGGCGGTGCGGGAGCAGAACGTCCGCTCGTTCATGGTGGTCCCGCTGATCGCGCGCGGCACCCCGGTCGGCGTCGCGGGCTTCTACCGCACCCTCGTCGAGCGCCCGTACGAGGACGACGACCTCGCGCTGGCCGGGGAGTTGGCGGTGCGGGCCGCGGTGTCGATCGACAACGCGCTGCTGTTCACCCGGGAGCGCGACGCGGCCGCCGCCCGCCAGCGCGCCCTGGACGAGGCGTGGGCGGCGCAGCAGCGGCTGTCACTGCTCAACGAGGCCAGCAACCGGATCGGCACCACCCTCGATCTGCACCGCACCGCGCGGGAGTTGGTGGACGTGGTGATCCCCCGCTTCGCCGACTTCGTCACCGTCGACCTGCGTGAGACGGTGCTCGGCGGCGAGGAGCCGGGGCCCGTCCCGGACGACGGCTCGGTGCTGATGCGCGCGGTCGCGGTCGGCGAAGCGGCCCCGGACGGCACCATGACCGGCGCCGCCGACCAGGTCGGCGAGACCTCGCAGTCCGCCGAGGTGTACGCGCAGAGCCTGCGCACCCGGCGCTCGATCCTGATCGCGGAGGTGACCGAGGAGGAGCTGCGCCGGATCGTCGCCTCGCCCGACCGGGTGGAGCCGAGCCTGGCGGCCGGGGTGCACTCGTACCTGATGGTGCCGCTGGTGGCGCGCGGACTCGTGCTCGGCGGCACCGAGTTCGTGCGCACGCGCAACCCGGTGCCGTTCGGGCCGGCCGACCGTTCGCTCGCCGAGGAACTGGCCGCCCGCACCGCCCTCGCGATCGACAACGGGCGGCTGTACCGGCGCGAGCGGGACACCGCGCTCACCCTCCAGCGGAGCCTGCTGCCCCAGGAGATCCACCGCACGCTCGGCCTGGAGATCGCCTACCGCTACCTGCCCAGCAGCGTGGTCAGCGAGGTCGGCGGCGACTGGTTCGACGTCGTGCCGCTCTCCTCCGGGCGGGTCGCGCTGATCGTCGGCGACGTGATGGGCCACGGCATCCGGGCCGCCGCCACCATGGGCCAACTGCGCACCGTCGCCCGCACGTTGATCACACTGGACCTGGACCCGGCACGCGTGCTGCGCCGGCTGGACGAGGCCACCACCGCCATCGGCGAGGGCCAGTTCGCCACGTGTGTCTGCGTCGTCTACGACGCGGTCGACCGCCACTGCACCGCCGCGTGCGCCGGCCACCTGCCGCCGGTGGTGGCGGACCCGGAGGGCCGGGCCCGGCTGGTCGAGCTGCCGCCGGGCGTGCCCCTCGGCGTGGGCGGAGTCCCGTTCGAGAGCGTCGAGTTCACCCTCCCCGAGGAGGCCATCCTCGCCCTCTACACCGACGGGCTGGTCGAGCGCCGGGGCCGCGACCTCGACGAGGGCCTGCGGCTGCTCTGCCGCACGGTCGCCGACCGGCGCCGGTCGCTGGAGCAGACCTGCGACGCCGTCCTGGCCGAACTCACCGGCCGCACCGCCGAGGACGACATCGCCGTCATCATGGCGCAGGTCCGTCCGGCCGGCACCGACCGGATCGCGATCCTGCCGCTCACCGGCGACCACGCGATGGTCGCGCACTCGCGCCGGTTCACCCGCGAGACGCTCGTCGAGTGGGGGCTCGGCTCCCTGGCCGACTGGGCCGAACTGCTCACCAGCGAACTGATCACCAACGCCCTCGTCCACGCCGGATCACCCACCCAGCTGCGGCTGTTCTGCAACCGGATGCTGACCGTCGAAGTGGCCGACGAGGAGGGCGAGGCCCCGCGGATGCGGCGCGCCCGCACCGAGGACGAGGGCGGGCGCGGCATGCACCTGGTCAACGAGCTCGCCCACCGCTGGGGCAGCCGGCGGACCAAGGACGGCAAGGTGGTCTGGTTCGAGCTGGAGCTGCCGCCCGGCACCTCGTCCGGTTAG
- a CDS encoding nuclear transport factor 2 family protein: MNQLDPRTVVTDYVTNLAAGELDAAIALFAEDATWTYPGDLALSRTWRGKQEIFGDFLGQIGTLFAPDGLPEITLTGVIADGPQVVAEWTTVGKAANGAVYDNHCLGIFTVENGLITAVREYLDTDHVARTLLAPVAG; the protein is encoded by the coding sequence GTGAACCAGCTCGACCCGCGCACCGTCGTCACCGACTACGTCACCAACCTCGCCGCCGGCGAGCTGGACGCCGCCATCGCCCTCTTCGCCGAGGACGCCACCTGGACCTACCCCGGCGACCTCGCGCTGTCGCGCACCTGGCGCGGCAAGCAGGAGATCTTCGGCGACTTCCTCGGCCAGATCGGCACCCTCTTCGCGCCCGACGGCCTCCCGGAGATCACCCTCACCGGCGTCATCGCCGACGGCCCGCAGGTGGTCGCCGAGTGGACCACCGTCGGCAAGGCCGCGAACGGCGCCGTCTACGACAACCACTGCCTCGGCATCTTCACCGTCGAGAACGGCCTGATCACCGCCGTCCGCGAGTACCTCGACACCGACCACGTCGCCCGGACCCTCCTCGCCCCCGTTGCCGGCTGA
- a CDS encoding S-adenosylmethionine:tRNA ribosyltransferase-isomerase, which produces MTTPATIDLDITVPPELSARAPAEARGEARDGVRMLVGRRDRGTAEHHRFTDLPEVLRPGDLLVVNNSATLPAALPGRLPDGTPVALHLSSAQPDQRGAHLVELRRVVPGKAAAYYPPQDTPARPGLRVGLPAGGAARLTAPFTARLWYAELDLPAALLSYLAVHGRAIRYGYVDRDWPIDAYQTVFATVPGSSEMPSAARPFTAEVVARLAGRGVLVAPITLHTGVASPEAHEAPYAERFHVPAATARLVGHVHADGGRVIAVGTTVVRALESATDPGGTVHEADGWTELVITPDRGVRAVDGLLTGWHEPRASHLHLLAAVAGRPLLANCYREAVHHRYLWHEFGDVNLLLPD; this is translated from the coding sequence ATGACCACACCGGCGACCATCGACCTCGACATCACCGTCCCGCCCGAACTCTCCGCCCGCGCACCGGCGGAGGCGCGCGGCGAGGCGCGCGACGGCGTACGGATGCTGGTCGGCCGACGCGACCGAGGGACGGCCGAACACCACCGCTTCACCGACCTGCCCGAGGTGCTGCGCCCCGGCGACCTGCTGGTGGTCAACAACTCGGCCACCCTCCCCGCCGCCCTACCCGGCCGGCTGCCCGACGGCACCCCGGTCGCGCTGCACCTCTCCTCCGCCCAGCCCGACCAACGCGGCGCCCACCTGGTGGAGTTGCGCCGGGTCGTCCCCGGGAAGGCGGCGGCCTACTACCCGCCGCAGGACACCCCGGCCCGCCCCGGCCTGCGGGTGGGCCTGCCGGCCGGCGGCGCGGCGCGACTGACCGCGCCGTTCACCGCCCGCCTCTGGTACGCCGAACTCGACCTGCCCGCGGCGCTGTTGTCGTACCTGGCGGTGCACGGTCGGGCGATCCGCTACGGCTACGTGGACCGCGACTGGCCGATCGACGCCTACCAGACGGTCTTCGCGACCGTGCCCGGAAGCAGTGAAATGCCCAGCGCCGCCCGCCCGTTCACCGCCGAGGTGGTGGCCCGGCTGGCCGGCCGCGGGGTCCTGGTCGCGCCGATCACCCTGCACACCGGCGTCGCCTCCCCGGAGGCCCACGAGGCCCCCTACGCCGAACGCTTCCACGTCCCGGCGGCCACCGCGCGCCTGGTCGGCCACGTCCACGCCGACGGCGGACGGGTGATCGCCGTCGGCACCACCGTCGTCCGTGCCCTGGAGTCCGCCACCGACCCGGGCGGCACCGTCCACGAGGCGGACGGCTGGACGGAGTTGGTGATCACCCCCGACCGCGGCGTCCGCGCCGTCGACGGCCTGCTCACCGGCTGGCACGAACCCCGCGCCTCCCACCTCCACCTGCTCGCCGCCGTCGCCGGCCGCCCGCTCCTGGCGAACTGCTACCGCGAGGCCGTCCACCACCGCTACCTCTGGCACGAGTTCGGCGACGTCAACCTGCTCCTGCCAGACTGA
- a CDS encoding SDR family NAD(P)-dependent oxidoreductase codes for MNAAQHTAPARVAVVTGASRGLGLALAEALAADGWQLVITARGAAGLAAAEARLAAVTKVVALPGTIVDDDHRARLAEAAARLGGASLLVNNAGTLNGSDDATAEPLPRLADVPLPALLETFEVNALAPIALTQLVLPQLRAHGGAVLNISSDAAVVPYLGWGGYGASKAALDLATAVLAREEPDVRVWAVDPGSMRTGMLQAASPGEDISGEPLPEEVAPVLLGLLRDRTPSGRYRAEDLAAPARGGR; via the coding sequence ATGAACGCAGCACAGCACACCGCCCCCGCCCGCGTCGCCGTCGTCACCGGAGCCTCCCGCGGCCTCGGTCTCGCCCTCGCCGAGGCCCTCGCCGCCGACGGCTGGCAGCTCGTGATCACCGCCCGCGGCGCCGCCGGACTCGCCGCCGCCGAGGCGCGTCTGGCCGCCGTCACCAAGGTCGTCGCGCTGCCCGGCACGATCGTCGACGACGACCACCGCGCCCGCCTCGCCGAGGCCGCCGCCAGGCTCGGCGGCGCGAGCCTCCTCGTCAACAACGCCGGCACCCTCAACGGGAGCGACGACGCCACGGCCGAACCGCTGCCCCGGCTCGCCGACGTCCCGCTGCCCGCTCTCCTGGAGACCTTCGAGGTCAACGCCCTCGCCCCGATCGCACTCACCCAGCTCGTCCTGCCGCAGCTGCGTGCCCACGGCGGCGCCGTCCTCAACATCAGCTCCGACGCGGCCGTCGTCCCCTACCTCGGCTGGGGCGGTTACGGCGCGAGCAAGGCGGCCCTGGACCTCGCCACCGCCGTCCTCGCCCGCGAGGAGCCGGACGTGCGGGTCTGGGCCGTCGACCCGGGCAGCATGCGGACCGGGATGCTCCAGGCCGCCAGCCCCGGCGAGGACATCTCCGGCGAGCCGCTGCCCGAGGAGGTGGCCCCCGTCCTGCTCGGCCTGCTCCGCGACCGCACCCCCTCCGGCCGCTACCGCGCCGAGGACCTGGCCGCCCCGGCCCGGGGTGGGCGATGA
- a CDS encoding pseudouridine synthase, with protein MRRKSRRPASPLPQRNGVDPVHLRLPTEGSWPTVRSYLAERLPAVAAERIDAALRGREIVGEDGPVAPDAPFRPGAHLWFHRDLPDEVRVPFELEVLYRDEHLVVVDKPHFLATTPRGRHVAETALSRLRHTLDLPAISPAHRLDRLTAGLAMFVVRPEDRGAYQTLFRDRLVRKEYQAVASYDPALDLPRTVRSHIVKERGVIAAGEIDAPPNSESRIDLVERRDGLARYRLRPLSGRTHQLRLHMSGLGVPILGDPVYPVVLPEPAPDDFRHPLQLLASVVEFTDPLTGRERRFESRRTLAAWTDPEGWAAGK; from the coding sequence ATGAGACGCAAGAGCCGCCGCCCGGCATCCCCCCTCCCGCAGCGCAACGGCGTGGATCCGGTGCACCTGCGGCTGCCGACCGAGGGCTCCTGGCCGACCGTCCGCTCCTACCTGGCGGAGCGGCTGCCCGCGGTGGCCGCCGAGCGGATCGACGCGGCGCTGCGCGGGCGGGAGATCGTCGGCGAGGACGGGCCGGTCGCGCCCGACGCGCCGTTCCGGCCCGGCGCGCACCTGTGGTTCCACCGGGACCTGCCGGACGAGGTCCGTGTCCCGTTCGAGCTGGAGGTGCTGTACCGGGACGAGCACCTCGTGGTCGTCGACAAGCCGCACTTCCTGGCCACCACCCCGCGCGGCAGGCACGTCGCCGAGACGGCGCTCTCCCGGCTGCGGCACACCCTCGACCTGCCCGCGATCAGCCCCGCGCACCGGCTCGACCGGCTCACCGCCGGCCTGGCGATGTTCGTGGTGCGGCCCGAGGACCGCGGCGCCTACCAGACCCTCTTCCGCGACCGGCTGGTCCGCAAGGAGTACCAGGCCGTCGCCTCCTACGACCCGGCGCTCGACCTCCCGCGCACCGTCCGCAGCCACATCGTCAAGGAGCGCGGGGTCATCGCCGCCGGCGAGATCGACGCCCCGCCGAACAGCGAGAGCCGGATCGACCTGGTCGAGCGGCGCGACGGCCTCGCCCGCTACCGGCTCCGCCCGCTCAGCGGACGCACCCACCAGCTGCGGCTGCACATGAGCGGCCTCGGCGTGCCGATCCTCGGTGACCCGGTCTACCCCGTGGTGCTGCCCGAACCGGCCCCGGACGACTTCCGCCACCCGCTCCAACTGCTGGCCTCCGTCGTCGAGTTCACCGACCCGCTGACCGGCCGCGAGCGCCGTTTCGAAAGCCGCCGCACCCTGGCCGCCTGGACCGACCCCGAGGGCTGGGCAGCGGGGAAGTAG